CTGTGTTTAACAACTGTCTTTTTACCAGGAACTCTGTCTCCAGAGAGTGTTAGTTTCACATAAGGGTCTGATCCACCGAGAAAGTCTTTCTTCTTGAGCTTTATTGCTTTTATGACGTTCACGTTAAGCAATCCAACAGGCTTCTTCATTGCACTGCACGTCATGAAACTCAATATTTATCAGTTAATAGTAGTAGAAGTGAGACTTTAAGTAGGAAACAACAAAACTTACGTAGAAGGATCCATTATCTGTACACACAAAGTCTTTGGCCATAGGTACATGTTTGCAACCTGATCTTTAATGAGTTCCTACAAGTTTTTAGAGAGTTTAGTATCAACAAATAACATTTTtgaatgttcaaaaaaaaaaaacaaataacattTTGGCAGGTGGGAAAGGCGATAATACAGCTTTGGAAGCGTCATACCTGGACAAATCCGTACAAGCCAGGGATTGCCATTACATCTGCACCTAGTAGCTTCAGTCCAAAATCTACTTGTGGCTGCACAAAAAAATCACATTCTAGACTATATGTCTGTGTGTGTAAGGtgctatgtataatattttgatccTTTTTAGATTTAGACCTTATCCATAAGGGAGACAAATATGTTGGCAAAACAAGGGAAGGATGGAACCAATGGTTTCAGAGTAATCCTTGGTGTAGCATAGACTTGCAAATCAACCACCTGATGGTACAATCTTGAaagtaataaagaaaagaatggAGAGGCCTTTCTTGGAGATGTAATGATCAAAAACATACCTGGACAGTGACTTTTAACCCAAATGCTTTAGCTGCAACAAGTATATTGGGATTCCCAGCCCACTTTACTGACAACTCCATGATTAGCTCTTTGTCATCAGTTGCATAAACTTTCATTCCTGCAATGAGAGTGAgaatcaaaacatataaaaatggaagaagaagaagaagaagaagctgaacaATGTGTATTTATGGGTGTTGATAAGAAGAAACCTTGGAAAGTTGGTGGTAGTGAACCCAAAGTGAGCATTTCAAATTCAACTGAATCTATTTTGTAGTTTGGAATTTGTTCAGCAATAATTGGTTTTGCAATAGACTTTGCCATATTAGAAATAGCCTGAAAACGTTATAAGATACATTGTTTATAGTAATTATAAGGAGTCATGAATGCAAAAACATGAaagctaagaagaagaagactttaCCTTGTCTAGATAAGGCCACATATAGCCAATGAGCTTGTTAAGCCAGTCAATCTTCAGAGAGAACAACAGAGAGACTTTGTTACAAATAATTAGACCAAATATATATTACTCATATATACATTTAACTAAGAGGAAGTTGAGAAACATACACGATCAAAATCTGGATTTTTCACCCACAAAGGTATTTCAGGGAACATTTTTGCTATAGCTTCTGAATCTAACTCCATCAATGGCTTTATCTCAGGATCCTGATCAGTGataaacaattttataaataaataaatagaaaacaataaGAACGTTTCTTTATGATCCAATAAGAACATCATGCATGCATGCAAAAAATTGTCAGTATAATAGATgtactaaacaaacaaaaaaagagtgaTTAATTAAACCAAAGAGTTGAGAAGAAGATTAGAAGATGCCTGAACATCGGTAGATTGGTGATAGATGAACAAGTAGTAACCGATCAAGATTCCGATCGTCGTTCCGAATCCGAAACCAATCGTACCCAATATTGTGCTGATTATTCCCATATCTcattcaaaatccaaatcttctggagataaaaaaaagaaagaaactcttTACTTAAAACTACAACAAAATGAAATCGAAAAAGAGGAGATCACATTGATGGAGGGGGTATTATAgtgttaataaataatattgatTTAGCTGTGCATTTACGTTATAAAAGtgaaatcacaaaaaaaaaaaacacagacaCATTACTATTTTTCTTCACTTGAGAGAAATTAATCACAGAAGAAACTTTCAAGAGCGTTATGTACGGAGTCTCCCTGTAACGTCCATTTGTTTGGCTGGACTTTACAGTTTCAGTGGAATCGATCGACAAATAAGGATTTTTGCTGTCCATTTTATCATACCTTTGCTTCAACTTCTCGTTTCCCATTTTCTTGcttaatctatatatttatgtgtaatattttttcttttcttgtctaCTATACTGCttgtttgtttaaaatttatccTTGTTATACGTCAGCAATTTAAACAAATGTTAATATGGTATGTAACTTATGTCCATAGAGATTTGATCTAAAGCtccaaaaaatttattaattaaagaaATTTTGCATCTATAATACGAATGAACAAACCTTCTTAATTTACTATTAAACTACCCCATACCTCTGGTTAATACCAGGTTTGAGTGCTTGAACTTTTATGGTGTAGGAACTGTTAAAAGCATATCAACTCTTCATGGACCAAAGCTTCATATCAATCTTTAAAGTTtgtgaaaaatcttttttttttctacttttttttgtcaacatctttttttcttcttatatatatgatC
The sequence above is drawn from the Brassica napus cultivar Da-Ae chromosome A8, Da-Ae, whole genome shotgun sequence genome and encodes:
- the LOC106444589 gene encoding synaptotagmin-2-like translates to MGIISTILGTIGFGFGTTIGILIGYYLFIYHQSTDVQDPEIKPLMELDSEAIAKMFPEIPLWVKNPDFDRIDWLNKLIGYMWPYLDKAISNMAKSIAKPIIAEQIPNYKIDSVEFEMLTLGSLPPTFQGMKVYATDDKELIMELSVKWAGNPNILVAAKAFGLKVTVQVVDLQVYATPRITLKPLVPSFPCFANIFVSLMDKPQVDFGLKLLGADVMAIPGLYGFVQELIKDQVANMYLWPKTLCVQIMDPSTAMKKPVGLLNVNVIKAIKLKKKDFLGGSDPYVKLTLSGDRVPGKKTVVKHSNLNPEWNEEFDLVVKDPENQVLHLIVYDWEQVGKHDKIGMNVIPLKDLTPEEPKLITLELLKSMEPNEPVSEKSRGQLVVEVEYKPFKEDNIPDNLDDPNAVEKAPEGTPSGGGLLVVIVHEAEDLEGKYHTNPYVRLLFRGEERKTKRVKKNREPRWDEDFQFPLDEPPINDKLHVEVISTSSRMGLIQSKEALGYVVINLADVVSNRRINDKYHLIDSKNGRVQIELQWRTSS